In Thermodesulfobium sp. 4217-1, the following proteins share a genomic window:
- a CDS encoding 2-dehydropantoate 2-reductase: MKILIAGTGALGMMFSAFLSEKHDVVLFGFSKNVDFINNNGIKVTTPQGTKHYKNVKAFSNPKFIENEKFDLLITVVKSFATKDYYDALEGIKSNISYALSFQNGVEKEDELLNFIGKEKAISSACTIGATFSDKGIVNYTSPGAIWLSLYEQTNSAVKFLEELSQIFIDASFPTNIEIDPIGLVWNKMVFYSAGAAIGCLTLLPYHLIWNSPNLCKVFLNALKEGKAIAESEGIKLFDMKGLEVINLSTTLSEDEAISILNGKAKQLEAKNLKDLRVSMSVDIIRQKKTELEYTLGDLYHRGVKNQLSIPVISTSYSVVKGLEELYLNRERNFLYKYRLI; encoded by the coding sequence GTGAAAATTTTGATTGCTGGAACTGGAGCTTTAGGAATGATGTTTTCAGCTTTTTTATCTGAGAAACACGACGTTGTGCTTTTTGGATTCAGTAAAAATGTTGATTTTATAAACAACAACGGCATAAAGGTTACAACACCGCAGGGCACAAAGCATTACAAAAATGTTAAGGCATTTAGTAACCCAAAATTTATTGAAAATGAAAAATTTGACCTGTTGATTACTGTCGTAAAATCATTTGCTACAAAAGATTATTATGACGCGCTTGAGGGAATAAAATCAAACATCTCTTATGCGCTCTCTTTCCAAAATGGCGTAGAAAAGGAAGATGAATTATTAAATTTCATAGGAAAAGAAAAAGCAATATCATCTGCTTGCACAATTGGTGCTACTTTTAGCGATAAGGGGATTGTGAACTATACTTCACCTGGCGCTATATGGCTTTCTTTATATGAACAGACAAACTCAGCCGTAAAATTTTTAGAAGAGTTATCTCAAATATTTATAGACGCAAGCTTTCCAACAAATATAGAAATCGATCCGATTGGTCTTGTGTGGAATAAGATGGTGTTTTATAGTGCAGGAGCAGCCATAGGCTGTTTGACACTGCTGCCCTATCACTTGATATGGAATTCACCAAACCTTTGCAAGGTGTTTCTCAATGCCTTGAAGGAAGGCAAGGCTATAGCAGAAAGTGAAGGCATAAAACTTTTTGACATGAAGGGTCTTGAAGTAATAAACTTGTCTACCACCCTGAGCGAAGATGAAGCAATTTCAATTCTAAACGGCAAAGCAAAGCAACTCGAAGCAAAGAACTTAAAAGATTTAAGAGTATCAATGTCGGTTGACATAATTAGACAAAAAAAGACAGAATTAGAATATACCCTTGGAGATCTCTATCACAGAGGTGTAAAAAATCAACTTTCTATACCTGTTATTAGCACCTCTTACAGCGTAGTAAAAGGATTAGAAGAGCTCTACCTGAACAGGGAAAGAAATTTTTTGTATAAATACAGGCTGATATAG
- a CDS encoding MBL fold metallo-hydrolase: MKIEYFGHSCFVGETKAGTRFMFDPFNEKVGYPLPSVSVDVVFTSHDHFDHNAVNVVKGSPKVFKDAGKFEFNDLSIEGYPFNHDNNGGKDRGKVVAFKITADGISIAHMGDLGEIPSKESLKPYENVDLILIPVGGFYTIGPDEVMKIVDMIKPKQIVPMHYKMSDNEFPIKTLNEFLAAWKYSVNKINSSKYEILHGNKEKELVVMKAVFEK; encoded by the coding sequence ATGAAGATTGAATACTTTGGTCATTCGTGTTTTGTAGGCGAGACAAAAGCTGGCACAAGGTTTATGTTCGACCCGTTTAATGAGAAAGTAGGATATCCTTTACCATCTGTATCGGTTGATGTAGTTTTTACCTCTCACGACCACTTTGATCATAATGCGGTTAATGTGGTTAAGGGAAGCCCAAAGGTATTTAAGGATGCTGGCAAATTTGAATTTAATGATCTCTCTATAGAAGGATATCCCTTTAATCATGACAACAACGGCGGAAAGGATAGGGGGAAGGTTGTCGCTTTTAAGATAACTGCTGATGGTATTAGTATTGCTCATATGGGAGACCTTGGAGAAATTCCGTCTAAAGAATCCCTGAAGCCATACGAAAACGTCGATCTAATTTTAATTCCTGTTGGTGGGTTTTATACGATTGGGCCAGATGAGGTAATGAAGATTGTAGATATGATCAAGCCAAAACAGATCGTTCCAATGCATTATAAAATGTCTGATAACGAATTTCCAATAAAGACTCTAAATGAATTTTTAGCAGCATGGAAGTATAGTGTAAATAAGATTAATTCTAGCAAATATGAGATTCTACATGGAAATAAAGAAAAAGAATTAGTGGTGATGAAGGCGGTTTTTGAAAAATAA
- a CDS encoding replication-associated recombination protein A: MENLFENDTSLAQSLRPKDLDEFLGQSHLLKRDGTIYKGIVNAKLKSIILYGPPGIGKTTLAKIIASYSKANFEILNAVLSGVPELRKVIDRAIEDKKRGMETLLFVDEVHRWNKAQQDALLPVLEDSTIKFVGATVENPFFYIIKPLLSRSLLLTLHPLSKDDLGKLFDRAIEYYKKFKNKEITFDLQTKDLIINLSQKDARYLLNIVELIVDSSDTDKLKLSIDDLDGIIEKKLLLDRSSDQHYDTISAFIKSIRGSDPDAAIYYLALMLDSGEDPRFIARRLIILASEDIGLADPYAITIATSILDAVNFVGLPEAEINLAHATVYLACAPKSNTAYMALNNAKKSIKDEQILKIPEHLKNIHTEDLKNRYLYPHDFPEHFVKQRYLSENRKFYHPSDVGFEKKIKERLLKLWGDNEK; encoded by the coding sequence ATGGAAAATTTATTTGAAAACGATACTTCTTTAGCTCAATCGCTTAGGCCCAAAGATCTTGATGAATTTCTTGGGCAGAGTCATCTTTTAAAAAGAGATGGCACCATTTATAAAGGCATAGTTAACGCAAAATTAAAAAGCATTATACTATACGGGCCTCCTGGAATTGGCAAAACAACTCTTGCGAAAATAATAGCTTCCTATTCGAAAGCCAATTTCGAAATATTAAATGCTGTGTTAAGTGGAGTACCAGAGCTTAGAAAAGTTATCGACAGAGCGATAGAGGATAAAAAAAGAGGAATGGAAACTTTGCTTTTCGTCGACGAAGTGCATCGTTGGAACAAAGCTCAACAAGATGCCTTGCTCCCTGTCTTAGAAGACAGCACGATAAAATTTGTAGGAGCTACTGTAGAAAATCCGTTTTTCTACATCATCAAACCTCTACTTTCGAGATCCTTGCTACTCACATTGCATCCTCTCAGCAAAGACGACCTTGGCAAGCTATTCGATAGAGCAATAGAATATTACAAAAAATTTAAAAATAAAGAAATTACATTTGACTTACAAACAAAGGATTTGATAATAAACCTTTCCCAAAAGGATGCAAGATATTTATTAAATATAGTCGAATTAATCGTAGACTCATCAGATACGGATAAATTAAAGCTATCAATTGACGACTTAGATGGAATAATTGAAAAAAAACTGTTGCTTGACAGGTCCTCAGATCAACACTACGACACAATTTCTGCTTTTATAAAATCTATAAGGGGTAGCGATCCTGACGCTGCTATCTATTACCTTGCCCTGATGCTCGACTCAGGTGAAGATCCAAGGTTTATAGCAAGAAGATTGATAATACTTGCTTCAGAAGATATAGGTTTAGCTGATCCTTATGCAATCACTATTGCGACATCCATTCTCGATGCAGTAAACTTCGTAGGTCTTCCTGAAGCTGAGATAAACCTTGCACATGCCACAGTATATCTTGCTTGTGCACCAAAAAGTAATACCGCTTATATGGCACTAAACAACGCAAAAAAATCAATTAAAGACGAACAAATTTTAAAAATACCCGAACATCTGAAAAATATTCACACCGAAGATCTGAAAAATAGATACCTTTACCCACACGACTTCCCAGAACACTTTGTGAAGCAAAGGTATCTATCTGAAAATAGAAAGTTTTATCATCCCTCTGACGTCGGCTTCGAGAAAAAGATCAAAGAAAGATTATTAAAACTATGGGGCGATAATGAGAAATAG
- a CDS encoding MBL fold metallo-hydrolase: MQLIYINEYCGYIKSSVNIGFILNEKKEAILIDAGIDDENAKKAYKLLKAEEIVPKKIIITHAHADHFGGAWWFVKHLDTEIFSSLPAKSILEYPLWEPIYLFSGAYPPKVLHQKFFLGKKVSVDGVISPGNLNFENINFEIVDLPGHSFGQIGVLFENYLFCADSFISCEFLTKHKIPLNSDIRGTLSTLGYLKNSNYKGIIPSHGELFENYLDVLVENERIINQILEFILEICFKKISEIELLNLVYDKFAISIKDMATNVLMRLSTLAYISYLLDENLLAVEFIDNQQFFVRS; this comes from the coding sequence ATGCAGTTAATTTATATAAACGAATATTGTGGATATATAAAATCTAGTGTAAATATTGGCTTTATCTTAAATGAAAAAAAAGAAGCTATTTTAATTGATGCTGGGATTGACGATGAGAATGCGAAAAAGGCATACAAACTGCTGAAGGCGGAGGAAATTGTTCCAAAAAAAATTATTATTACGCATGCCCATGCAGATCATTTTGGCGGTGCATGGTGGTTTGTAAAACATCTTGATACTGAAATATTCTCAAGTCTTCCAGCTAAATCCATATTGGAATATCCTTTGTGGGAGCCTATATATCTTTTTTCTGGAGCATATCCACCAAAGGTTCTTCATCAAAAATTTTTTCTTGGGAAAAAGGTAAGCGTAGACGGTGTTATAAGTCCAGGAAATCTAAATTTTGAAAATATAAATTTTGAAATTGTTGATCTGCCGGGTCACTCCTTTGGTCAAATTGGAGTTTTATTTGAAAACTATCTATTTTGTGCTGACTCTTTTATCTCGTGCGAGTTTTTGACCAAACACAAGATACCTCTAAATTCAGATATAAGGGGAACGCTTAGCACCCTTGGCTATTTGAAAAATTCTAATTATAAAGGGATAATACCCTCACACGGCGAACTCTTTGAAAACTATCTTGACGTCTTGGTTGAAAATGAAAGAATTATCAATCAGATTTTAGAATTTATTTTAGAAATATGCTTTAAGAAAATATCTGAAATAGAGCTTTTAAATTTGGTTTACGATAAATTCGCTATCTCAATAAAAGATATGGCTACCAATGTCCTAATGAGGCTTTCTACTTTAGCTTATATAAGCTATCTACTGGATGAAAACCTCTTAGCAGTAGAATTTATAGACAACCAGCAATTTTTTGTCAGGTCTTAG
- the thrS gene encoding threonine--tRNA ligase, translated as MSKIICYLDNDKLVDFRDFKDGEKFIPVTNEDKKSLDVLRHSAAHLLAQAVKELYPESKLAIGPSIENGFYYDIYREEPFNPEDLEIIEKKMKEISKRDLEIKRSCVTKDDAAKLFSDLNEDYKLELIKDIPDTEVCIYKQGDFIDLCRGPHLSSTGQIKHFKLLNLAGAYWRGDEKREMLQRIYGTAFWTEEDLKEHLKWLEEVSKRDHRKLGRELDLYSMNEDIGAGLILWHPNGGIIRTLIEDYLRKEHTKRGYEIVYSPHMMNLRIWKISGHYDFYKENMYIFENDGQEYAVKPMNCPGHMMIYNSKTRSYRDLPIRFFELGTVYRFERSGALHGLLRVRGFTQDDAHIFCTDEQLQDEIIGVLDFAKDMMDLFGFKYVVSVGTRPDGSIGTDEQWKLATDSLTNALKHKNIEFEIIEGDGAFYGPKIQVELIDALGRKWTGPTIQVDFALPERFNLEYADKDGTKKRPVMIHRTVVGSMERFLGALIENYAGVFPAWLSPVQVMVIPIKEEADLLEYSSQIEKRLFDEGYRVKVDKRNETLKYRIREAEMNRIPYILVVGKKEYEGKLVSLRTRGMNDEGQMNIEDFLKRLSLEARIPSGK; from the coding sequence ATGTCTAAAATTATTTGCTATCTGGACAACGATAAACTTGTAGATTTTAGGGATTTCAAAGATGGCGAAAAGTTTATACCTGTTACAAATGAAGATAAAAAGTCTTTGGACGTTCTTAGACATTCAGCAGCCCATCTATTAGCCCAAGCGGTAAAAGAGCTCTATCCTGAATCAAAATTAGCAATTGGTCCATCTATAGAAAATGGTTTTTATTATGATATATATCGAGAAGAGCCTTTCAATCCAGAAGACCTTGAGATAATAGAGAAGAAGATGAAGGAGATATCAAAAAGAGATTTAGAGATTAAGAGATCTTGTGTTACAAAAGATGATGCAGCTAAGCTTTTTTCTGATTTAAATGAAGATTATAAATTGGAATTAATTAAAGATATACCAGATACAGAAGTGTGTATATATAAACAGGGAGACTTTATAGATCTTTGCAGAGGGCCACATCTCTCTTCTACTGGTCAGATAAAACATTTTAAATTGTTGAATTTGGCTGGGGCCTATTGGAGGGGCGATGAAAAAAGAGAAATGCTTCAAAGAATATATGGCACTGCATTTTGGACCGAAGAAGATCTAAAAGAACATCTTAAATGGTTGGAAGAAGTGTCGAAGAGAGACCACAGAAAGCTTGGCAGAGAATTAGATTTATACAGCATGAATGAAGATATAGGAGCAGGTCTGATTTTGTGGCATCCAAATGGCGGAATTATTCGAACCCTTATCGAGGATTATTTAAGAAAAGAGCACACAAAAAGAGGCTATGAAATAGTTTATAGTCCCCATATGATGAACTTAAGAATATGGAAGATATCAGGGCATTATGATTTTTATAAAGAAAATATGTATATATTTGAAAATGATGGCCAGGAATATGCAGTTAAGCCAATGAATTGTCCAGGTCATATGATGATTTATAATTCTAAAACAAGAAGCTATAGAGATCTGCCCATAAGATTTTTTGAACTTGGAACTGTATACAGATTTGAGAGATCTGGAGCCTTGCATGGACTTTTGAGAGTTAGGGGATTTACCCAAGACGATGCCCATATTTTCTGTACAGACGAACAACTTCAAGATGAGATCATAGGGGTTCTTGATTTTGCAAAGGATATGATGGATCTATTTGGATTTAAATATGTGGTTTCGGTAGGGACCAGACCCGATGGTTCAATAGGCACAGATGAGCAGTGGAAGCTTGCTACAGATTCTCTGACTAATGCTCTGAAACATAAAAATATTGAATTCGAGATAATTGAAGGAGATGGGGCATTTTATGGTCCCAAGATTCAGGTAGAGCTTATAGATGCGCTTGGAAGGAAATGGACTGGTCCTACTATCCAGGTAGACTTTGCTCTGCCAGAGAGATTCAACCTCGAATATGCTGATAAGGATGGCACGAAGAAAAGGCCTGTGATGATTCACAGAACGGTAGTAGGCAGTATGGAGAGATTCCTTGGAGCGCTGATAGAGAATTATGCTGGGGTATTTCCAGCATGGCTATCTCCAGTACAGGTAATGGTTATACCCATTAAGGAAGAAGCAGATCTCTTAGAATATTCTTCTCAGATTGAGAAAAGACTATTTGACGAAGGCTATAGGGTGAAGGTTGACAAAAGAAATGAAACCTTGAAATATAGGATAAGGGAAGCAGAGATGAACAGGATTCCATATATATTGGTAGTGGGCAAGAAAGAATATGAAGGAAAATTGGTGTCGCTCAGAACAAGGGGCATGAACGATGAAGGTCAGATGAACATTGAAGACTTTTTGAAAAGGCTATCTCTTGAAGCAAGAATTCCTTCCGGCAAATAG
- a CDS encoding EAL domain-containing protein: MDKKLKALSIINSLYNIVFTSKFVNFDRNLSVYNFCFLNNSKNRTVCGFTDKELAENSLFFENIYPEDRSGFIEKIFDLGLGDSLQYEFRFKSKEGSYTWLRSNMTAFSKDERFIEVGGVIESISKEKNLEAILYTIKEINQLAVKIDREEELLQSLCDLLVDKLGYVGAFLGNIDSEKLFRLKYFAKNTPDSLVDNFKQVTISVDESIPEGRGTVGNAYRKGKIFLISDTLSYEKMSPWITYHKKYGIRSTCSIPLSKDGRVEFVLVIYSNTPDLFNDEYMDILNEIEMDISFALRKIDKEKNIKILSDAMEESSEWFLVADEAGTILHANKAVEKISGYSLDEIIGKKMPVFNFDDHLSRHYEKLFEKVLSGEKCQCEVVKQAKDKSKFYLNTIVIPFFFDNKIYRLVELSRDITKERLQQEKILELTKLYMTLSNINQLIVRTDSVRELYTMMNEILVKDAGFSIAYFSLIDGENKLKVYNFYYLENDVEKKYKEFLKFIEESYKSEDIPILIKKGFIGAVAIETKEISYYNDLLTSLKTDEIKEKFKDYDLLRSAAAIPIFKNNKILGSIFCGSTKKDFFTPDVLRLLNEIGSDISFALGKIELERFNAMTSLALNSGSDFVMVTDKNFKIVYVNDNAQKIFGYAKDELINHHHSIISSRSQGLGFARRFYRTIRSGQKFSDFFVYMTKSSEKIYCYTTITPYLIRGEIRYYVAVGKDITHSKSLEDSLKKLKDFDPLTGLLNRNKFIESANEFIKVAKYEKKLASVCIINPMSFSAINQAYGFYTGDLILCDIAKRIQDNLREYDLIAKLESDMFIILLKDIASLEDVINIISKLNSVLEKPYDTPKEKNALVSFNYGVSFFPNDSENAQDLVEKANIALGSIKNRKDKKIGFYKKDFEQNAKIKLDLRSKLEKAISNKEFVLYYQPIFSIKDRKIVGAEALLRWKDNGNIILPMDFIPILEEMDRIVDVEKFVVDSVCGKLKQWESRGKSSVPISINLSERSFKDDNFRKYIIYSVKKYAIRRGFFSIELVERVFVDDFEHCSVVLKKFNREGISISLDDFGTGFSSLNYLYKLRFKFLKVDKSFINNIANDIRAKSIIESIIFLSKKLDLITVAEGVETLEQFEMLESLGCNIVQGYLLARPMSEEDFEDLL; the protein is encoded by the coding sequence GTGGATAAGAAGCTTAAAGCTTTATCAATTATCAATAGCTTATATAATATTGTCTTTACTTCTAAATTTGTTAATTTTGATAGAAATTTATCCGTATATAATTTTTGTTTTTTAAATAATTCTAAAAATCGAACAGTGTGTGGTTTTACTGATAAGGAGTTAGCTGAAAACAGTCTCTTTTTTGAAAACATTTATCCAGAAGATAGGTCAGGGTTTATTGAAAAGATTTTTGATTTAGGGTTGGGGGATAGCTTGCAATATGAGTTTCGATTCAAATCAAAAGAAGGTAGCTATACCTGGCTTAGATCTAATATGACCGCATTTAGTAAAGATGAGAGATTTATTGAAGTCGGTGGCGTGATAGAATCAATATCTAAAGAGAAAAATCTTGAGGCGATTTTATATACGATAAAAGAAATTAATCAACTTGCTGTGAAAATAGATAGAGAAGAAGAGCTTTTACAGAGCCTGTGTGACTTGCTTGTCGATAAGCTCGGATATGTTGGAGCCTTTCTTGGAAATATAGATTCTGAAAAATTATTTAGATTAAAATATTTTGCAAAAAATACTCCTGATTCACTTGTGGACAACTTTAAACAAGTTACTATTTCAGTGGATGAAAGTATTCCTGAAGGTAGAGGGACAGTAGGCAACGCCTATAGAAAAGGCAAGATTTTTTTAATCTCTGATACGTTAAGCTATGAGAAGATGAGCCCATGGATAACTTATCACAAGAAATATGGCATTCGTTCTACTTGTTCTATACCATTGAGCAAAGATGGAAGGGTAGAATTTGTACTAGTAATATACTCTAATACGCCAGATCTTTTTAATGATGAATACATGGACATACTTAATGAGATTGAGATGGACATTTCTTTTGCATTGAGAAAGATCGATAAAGAAAAAAATATAAAAATTCTTAGCGATGCAATGGAAGAATCTTCTGAATGGTTCTTGGTAGCGGATGAAGCTGGCACTATTTTACATGCAAATAAAGCAGTTGAAAAAATTTCTGGTTATAGTTTGGACGAAATTATTGGCAAAAAGATGCCTGTGTTTAATTTCGACGATCATTTAAGTAGGCATTATGAGAAGCTTTTCGAAAAGGTTTTATCAGGGGAGAAATGTCAATGTGAAGTTGTCAAACAGGCTAAAGATAAAAGTAAATTTTATTTAAATACTATAGTTATTCCGTTTTTTTTTGATAACAAGATTTATAGACTTGTAGAGCTCTCAAGGGATATAACCAAAGAAAGGCTTCAGCAGGAAAAGATATTGGAATTAACCAAGCTTTATATGACGCTTTCAAATATAAATCAACTGATTGTTCGAACCGACTCTGTTAGAGAGCTGTATACAATGATGAACGAGATATTAGTCAAAGATGCTGGCTTTTCAATAGCTTACTTTTCTCTTATTGACGGAGAAAATAAGCTAAAGGTTTATAATTTTTACTATTTAGAAAATGATGTAGAAAAGAAGTATAAAGAATTTCTAAAGTTCATTGAAGAGAGCTATAAATCTGAGGATATACCTATTTTAATTAAAAAAGGTTTTATTGGTGCGGTTGCAATAGAAACAAAGGAAATTTCTTATTATAACGATCTTCTTACATCTCTAAAGACTGATGAAATCAAAGAAAAATTTAAAGATTATGACTTATTGAGATCTGCTGCTGCAATACCTATTTTTAAAAATAATAAAATTTTGGGATCAATTTTTTGTGGTTCTACAAAAAAAGATTTCTTTACTCCTGATGTGTTAAGACTTTTAAATGAAATAGGCAGTGACATAAGTTTTGCTCTGGGAAAAATTGAGCTGGAAAGATTTAATGCTATGACCTCTCTTGCGCTAAATTCTGGCAGTGACTTTGTAATGGTTACTGATAAAAACTTTAAGATTGTTTACGTAAACGATAATGCTCAAAAGATATTTGGATATGCGAAAGATGAGTTGATAAATCATCATCACTCTATTATATCCTCAAGGTCTCAGGGTCTGGGTTTTGCAAGAAGGTTTTATAGGACTATTAGAAGTGGTCAAAAATTTTCAGATTTTTTTGTTTACATGACGAAATCTAGTGAAAAAATTTATTGTTACACTACAATCACTCCATATTTAATTCGGGGCGAAATAAGATATTATGTCGCAGTAGGCAAAGATATCACCCATTCAAAGTCTCTTGAGGACAGTTTAAAAAAGCTAAAGGATTTCGATCCTTTAACAGGGTTGTTAAACAGGAACAAATTTATTGAAAGTGCCAACGAATTCATTAAAGTTGCTAAATATGAAAAAAAACTTGCAAGCGTATGCATTATAAATCCAATGAGTTTTTCTGCTATAAATCAGGCTTACGGGTTTTATACTGGGGATTTGATTTTATGCGATATAGCTAAAAGAATTCAAGACAATCTAAGAGAGTACGATTTAATAGCGAAATTGGAATCTGATATGTTTATAATTTTACTAAAAGATATTGCATCTTTGGAAGATGTTATAAATATAATTTCAAAGTTAAATTCTGTTCTTGAGAAGCCATACGATACTCCAAAAGAAAAAAATGCCTTAGTGTCTTTCAACTATGGCGTTAGCTTTTTCCCAAATGACAGTGAAAATGCCCAAGATCTTGTTGAAAAAGCCAATATAGCGTTGGGTAGCATTAAAAATAGAAAAGATAAGAAGATAGGCTTTTATAAGAAGGATTTCGAACAAAATGCAAAGATTAAGCTGGATTTAAGATCAAAATTAGAAAAGGCAATCTCAAATAAAGAATTTGTTCTTTATTATCAGCCAATTTTTTCAATAAAAGACAGGAAAATCGTTGGAGCGGAGGCGCTTCTTAGATGGAAGGATAATGGCAATATAATTTTGCCAATGGATTTTATCCCAATATTAGAAGAGATGGACCGCATAGTAGATGTTGAAAAATTTGTAGTTGATAGCGTGTGCGGTAAATTAAAACAGTGGGAATCAAGAGGAAAATCAAGTGTGCCTATTTCAATCAATCTTTCTGAAAGAAGCTTTAAAGATGACAACTTCAGGAAATATATAATCTACTCTGTTAAAAAATATGCTATTCGCAGGGGATTTTTTTCCATCGAACTGGTTGAGAGGGTATTTGTCGATGATTTCGAGCACTGTTCTGTAGTTTTAAAAAAGTTTAATAGAGAAGGCATATCAATATCGCTGGATGACTTTGGAACAGGATTTTCATCTCTTAACTACCTTTACAAACTCAGATTTAAATTTTTAAAGGTTGACAAATCATTTATAAACAATATTGCGAACGATATAAGGGCAAAATCTATTATTGAAAGCATCATCTTTTTAAGTAAAAAGTTAGATTTGATAACTGTGGCTGAGGGCGTTGAAACGCTTGAACAGTTCGAGATGCTGGAAAGTTTAGGGTGTAATATTGTCCAGGGATATCTTTTGGCCAGGCCTATGTCAGAAGAGGACTTTGAAGATCTACTATAA